A DNA window from Engystomops pustulosus chromosome 6, aEngPut4.maternal, whole genome shotgun sequence contains the following coding sequences:
- the PXMP4 gene encoding peroxisomal membrane protein 4, giving the protein MAAAVLPRSVIRAVNQLLRKKRYAAALAVIKGFRNGAVYGAKIRAPHALVMTFLFKSGSLKEKLKAILQATFTHSRNLAYFVFTYKGLLAAQEKIHGSRWQFHSFLAACVGGWLVFGENNHINSQINMYLLSRVLFALARLSVEKGFIPEPKHDVFPWFGALVWGFVLWLFEYHRHTLQPSLQSSMTYLYDDSNIWHDISDFLVYNKPKPVK; this is encoded by the exons ATGGCAGCAGCCGTGTTACCGAGGTCTGTGATCCGGGCAGTGAACCAGCTGCTCAGGAAGAAGAGATATGCCGCTGCCCTGGCCGTCATCAAAGGCTTCCGCAATGGAGCAGT GTATGGAGCTAAAATCCGGGCCCCACATGCCCTGGTGATGACATTCCTGTTTAAGAGTGGAAG TTTAAAAGAGAAGCTGAAAGCAATCCTGCAAGCAACATTCACACATTCAAGGAACTTGGCTTATTTTGTATTCACCTATAAGGGCCTCTTGGCTGCTCAAGAGAAAATACATGGAAGCAGATGGCAGTTTCACTCCTTCCTGGCCGCATGTGTAGGGGGATGGCTGGTCTTTGGAGAAAATAATCACATCAATAGCCAG ATAAATATGTACCTGCTGTCCCGCGTCCTCTTCGCTCTGGCGAGGCTATCGGTGGAGAAAGGCTTCATCCCGGAACCTAAACATGACGTGTTTCCCTGGTTTGGCGCCTTGGTGTGGGGCTTTGTGTTGTGGCTCTTTGAATACCACAGACACACTCTGCAGCCATCTCTGCAGTCCTCCATGACTTACCTGTATGACGACAGTAACATCTGGCATGACATCTCTGACTTCTTGGTATACAATAAGCCCAAGCCTGTGAAATAG